A stretch of the Lactuca sativa cultivar Salinas chromosome 9, Lsat_Salinas_v11, whole genome shotgun sequence genome encodes the following:
- the LOC111912682 gene encoding putative multidrug resistance protein, whose translation MEKSSKDNKDGIFRYAEGYDKFLMFCGTLGSIGDGLQIPLMMYVLSDVINDFGNPNAKLTNSIVDKYSLRLLYVAILVGLSAFIVIKDIEFIVFAEGLCWARTAERQTSRMRLEYLKSVLKQDVGFFDTQEAGSSTTYQVVSTITADSNMIQITIGEKIPNCLAYLSSFFFCHIFAFVLSWRITLAALPFTVIFLVPALGFGKHMMDVAMLMVASYGTAGSIAEQAISSIRTVYSYVGERQTINKFSKALETTTQLGIKVGLARGLMLGSMGTIYVSWAFQAWVGSLLVSKHGEKGGDVFVAGFNVLMGGLNILTTLPNLTAITESQGAATRINEMINRNPTIDSEDKKGKALSYVRGEIELKGIYFSYPSRPDTAILQGLNLRVPSGKTVGLVGGSGSGKSTIISLLQRFYDPIEGEIFLDGYKIKKLHLKWLRSQIGLVNQEPILFATSIRENILFGKEGASMDDVVVAAKGANAHDFIVKLPDGYETNVGQFGFQLSGGQKQRIAIARALIRDPKILLLDEATSALDAQSERVVQEAIDQASVGRTTIVIAHRLSTIRQANLIYVLRSGKVLESGSHDELMQMGNEYFEMVQLQQSAPQNELTPRSSASNQMSHYRAMVAPSPASARSSAPGTPSLNPFSPAFSLSAPYSVQYDASYESEDEDGSNQPAHPTPSQIRLLKMNTPEWGKALWGCIGAIASGAVQPINAYCVGGLINVYFRPDKSSIVGHARVYSFVFLGLGVFNFFSSVIQHYSFAVMGEKLTTRVREKLLEKLLTFEIGWYDQDENTSAAICARLSTEANMVRSLVGDRLSLLTQAFFGAIFAYTLGIVLSWRLALVLMAAQPFLIGSFYARSVLMKSLSEKSQKAQKEGSQLASEAVINHRTITAFSSQKRIIGLFKDTLEGPRKESVRQSYFSGIGLFSSQFLAAASTALAYWYGGRLLTQGLIEPAKLFQAFLVLLFTAYTIADAGSMTKDISRGSNAVGSVFAILDKTTEIDPDTSWGRESIKGNIRGRVELKNVFFAYPSRPDQMVFKGINLKIRQGTSMALVGPSGSGKSTVIGLIERFYDPLKGAVFIDERDIKDYNLRALRLHIALVSQEPTLFAGTIHENIAYGKPGAKESEIRKAAMLANAHEFISGMKDGYETYCGERGVQLSGGQKQRIALARAMLKNPSILLLDEATSALDTVSESLVQEALEKMMKGRTCIVVAHRLSTIQKSDSIAVIQDGKVAEQGSHSDLLSVRGGAYSNLVKMQGGNSPYR comes from the exons ATGGAGAAAAGTAGTAAAGATAATAAAGATGGAATTTTTAGGTACGCAGAAGGGTATGACAAGTTTCTGATGTTTTGTGGGACATTAGGAAGCATAGGAGATGGGTTGCAGATTCCATTAATGATGTATGTTCTAAGTGATGTCATTAACGATTTTGGAAATCCAAATGCCAAACTCACTAATTCCATTGTTGATAAG TATTCTCTCAGGTTGCTCTATGTTGCAATATTGGTTGGATTATCGGCTTTCATTG TAATTAAGGATATTGAATTCATTGTTTTTGCAGAAGGACTTTGTTGGGCTAGAACCGCAGAGCGACAAACTTCTAGAATGCGATTAGAGTACCTTAAATCTGTCCTTAAACAAGATGTTGGTTTTTTTGACACGCAAGAAGCCGGTTCCTCCACTACGTATCAAGTTGTTTCAACTATCACTGCTGATTCCAACATGATCCAAATCACCATTGGTGAAAAG ATACCAAATTGTCTTGCCTACTTGTCATCCTTCTTCTTCTGCCACATATTCGCATTCGTTCTCTCATGGCGGATTACACTTGCGGCTCTTCCATTCACGGTCATCTTCCTTGTTCCAGCTCTTGGATTTGGCAAGCACATGATGGATGTAGCAATGTTAATGGTTGCATCATATGGCACTGCGGGTAGTATTGCAGAACAAGCAATTTCTTCCATAAGAACTGTGTATTCTTACGTTGGAGAGAGACAAACCATCAATAAATTCAGCAAGGCACTTGAAACAACTACTCAACTAGGAATCAAGGTAGGTCTTGCTAGAGGACTTATGCTCGGAAGCATGGGAACTATCTATGTTAGTTGGGCTTTTCAAGCTTGGGTTGGATCACTTCTTGTAAGCAAACATGGCGAAAAGGGTGGCGATGTTTTTGTAGCTGGATTCAATGTGCTCATGGGAGGATT GAACATTTTGACAACACTCCCAAATCTTACCGCAATAACGGAATCACAAGGGGCTGCTACTAGAATTAATGAGATGATCAACAGAAATCCAACCATAGACTCTGAAGATAAGAAAGGAAAGGCGTTATCATACGTAAGAGGGGAAATCGAGTTGAAGGGCATCTATTTTAGCTACCCATCAAGGCCAGATACCGCAATCTTACAAGGTTTAAATCTACGAGTACCATCTGGGAAAACTGTCGGTCTAGTTGGAGGGAGTGGTTCAGGCAAATCAACCATTATATCGTTACTTCAACGGTTTTATGATCCAATAGAGGGTGAAATTTTCTTGGATGGATACAAGATAAAGAAACTTCATCTTAAATGGTTAAGATCCCAAATAGGTTTGGTTAATCAAGAACCAATTCTCTTTGCAACATCTATTAGAGAAAACATCTTGTTTGGAAAAGAAGGAGCTTCCATGGATGATGTTGTGGTAGCGGCTAAGGGCGCAAACGCGCATGATTTCATAGTGAAGTTGCCAGATGGATACGAAACCAAT GTTGGACAATTTGGATTTCAACTATCGGGTGGGCAAAAGCAACGAATTGCAATCGCTCGAGCCCTAATTAGAGACCCGAAAATCTTGCTACTTGATGAAGCAACAAGTGCACTCGATGCACAATCCGAAAGAGTCGTTCAAGAAGCCATAGATCAAGCCTCGGTTGGAAGAACAACAATCGTAATTGCACACCGACTCTCCACAATTCGACAAGCCAATCTAATTTACGTCCTTCGATCCGGGAAAGTACTTGAATCCGGTTCACACGATGAGCTCATGCAAATGGGCAACGAATACTTTGAAATGGTGCAACTACAACAATCCGCACCACAAAATGAATTAACCCCACGGTCTAGTGCTAGTAACCAAATGAGCCATTATCGAGCCATGGTTGCACCAAGTCCAGCAAGTGCAAGATCAAGTGCACCAGGGACACCATCATTGAACCCATTTAGCCCGGCTTTCTCCTTGAGTGCACCCTACTCGGTCCAATACGATGCATCTTATGAAAGTGAAGATGAAGATGGTTCGAACCAACCGGCTCACCCAACCCCATCTCAAATCCGGTTACTTAAAATGAATACACCCGAATGGGGTAAAGCTTTATGGGGTTGTATAGGGGCTATAGCTTCGGGTGCGGTTCAACCGATTAATGCGTATTGTGTAGGTGGGTTGATTAACGTTTATTTTCGGCCAGATAAATCATCGATTGTGGGACACGCGCGGGTCTACTCGTTCGTGTTCTTAGGGCTTGGGGTTTTTAACTTTTTCTCGAGTGTAATTCAACATTATAGCTTTGCAGTCATGGGAGAAAAGTTGACCACAAGGGTACGTGAGAAACTACTTGAAAAGCTTTTGACTTTTGAGATTGGATGGTATGATCAAGATGAAAACACAAGTGCAGCGATTTGTGCACGTTTATCAACCGAAGCTAATATGGTTCGATCCCTAGTTGGAGACCGGTTATCTTTACTAACACAAGCTTTTTTCGGCGCCATTTTTGCTTACACTTTGGGAATTGTACTCTCATGGCGGCTGGCTCTTGTTTTGATGGCGGCTCAACCGTTTCTCATTGGAAGCTTCTACGCTAGGAGTGTTTTAATGAAGAGTTTATCTGAGAAGTCTCAAAAAGCTCAAAAAGAAGGAAGTCAATTAGCAAGTGAAGCTGTTATAAACCATCGAACGATTACAGCGTTTTCATCTCAAAAGCGGATAATTGGACTGTTTAAGGATACTTTAGAAGGTCCCCGGAAGGAAAGTGTCCGGCAGTCTTATTTCTCCGGGATTGGTCTCTTCAGCTCACAGTTTCTTGCAGCGGCTTCTACCGCATTGGCGTATTGGTATGGAGGTAGGCTGCTGACACAAGGGTTGATAGAACCAGCGAAGCTTTTTCAAGCGTTTTTGGTATTACTGTTCACAGCTTACACCATAGCAGACGCTGGAAGCATGACGAAAGATATCTCAAGAGGAAGCAATGCAGTTGGTTCAGTGTTTGCGATTCTTGATAAGACAACTGAAATCGATCCAGATACTTCATGGGGACGTGAGTCTATTAAAGGGAACATAAGGGGTCGTGTAGAGTTGAAAAACGTCTTCTTTGCGTACCCATCTAGACCAGATCAGATGGTGTTCAAAGGAATAAACCTTAAAATCAGGCAAGGAACTTCAATGGCGCTTGTGGGTCCGAGTGGGTCTGGTAAATCGACTGTTATCGGGTTGATCGAAAGGTTTTATGACCCGTTGAAAGGTGCGGTTTTTATCGATGAACGAGATATAAAAGATTATAACTTGAGAGCTTTGAGGTTGCATATCGCGCTAGTGAGTCAAGAACCAACGTTGTTCGCAGGAACAATCCATGAAAACATTGCTTACGGGAAACCAGGTGCTAAAGAATCTGAGATCAGAAAGGCTGCGATGCTTGCAAATGCCCATGAGTTCATAAG TGGAATGAAAGATGGTTATGAGACGTACTGTGGAGAAAGGGGAGTGCAGTTATCCGGTGGTCAGAAACAGAGAATAGCGTTGGCTCGTGCGATGCTCAAGAACCCTAGTATTCTTCTGTTGGATGAGGCGACGAGTGCTCTTGATACTGTTTCAGAGAGTTTGGTTCAAGAAgcattggagaagatgatgaaaggGAGGACGTGTATTGTGGTGGCTCATCGTCTTTCTACTATACAAAAGTCCGATTCGATTGCGGTGATTCAAGATGGGAAAGTGGCGGAGCAAGGGTCGCATTCTGATCTGTTGTCTGTACGCGGCGGAGCGTACTCTAATCTTGTCAAAATGCAGGGTGGTAACTCGCCTTACCGGTGA
- the LOC111912738 gene encoding probable galacturonosyltransferase 12, translating to MKMQLHISPSLRHVTVLPGKGVREFIKVKVGSRRLSYRMVFYSLLFFTFLLRFVFVLTAVDTIDGQTRCSSIGCLRKKLGPHKNLQSTVPEVIYQILEDSSSKYDITEGSEADIPQTLEDFVSSLKGNNRPDAKTFAIKLKSMVTLLEQRTRKAKIQEYLYRHVASSSIPKQLHCLALRLATEHATNAAARRQIPSPELVPALVDNSYFHFVLASDNILAASVVATSLVYNSLRPETVVVHIITDRKTYSPMQAWFSLHPLTPAVIEVKALHHFDWFAKGKVPVLEAMEKDQMARAQFRGGSSAIVANKTEKPYVIAAKLQAMSPKYNSLMNHVRIYLPEMFPSLNKVVFLDDDLVVQTDLSPLWDIDMNGKVNGAVETCMGEDKFVMSKRLKSYLNFSHPLISNNFDANECAWAYGMNIFDLEAWRNTNISNNYHYWLEENLKSDLSLWQLGTLPPGLIAFHGYVHIIDPFWHMLGLGYQENTSIPDAQKAAVIHFNGRAKPWLDIAFPELRALWSKYVNFSDKFIKSCNIRAS from the exons ATGAAAATGCAACTCCATATATCTCCAAGTCTTAGACATGTCACGGTGTTGCCTGGAAAAGGAGTGAGGGAGTTCATAAAAGTGAAGGTTGGATCAAGAAGGTTGTCTTATCGAATGGTGTTTTATTCACTTTTGTTCTTTACGTTCCTTCTTCGGTTTGTGTTCGTGTTGACTGCTGTCGATACCATTGATGGTCAAACCAGATGCTCCTCCATTG GTTGTCTACGAAAAAAACTAGGACCACATAAAAATCTTCAATCAACT GTCCCAGAAGTAATATACCAAATCTTGGAGGACTCCTCTAGTAAATACGACATAACCGAAGGATCTGAAGCTGACATTCCTCAAACTTTAGAAGATTTTGTTTCGAGTTTGAAAGGCAATAATAGACCAGACGCAAAAACCTTCGCCATTAAGCTCAAATCCATG GTGACCCTTCTTGAACAAAGAACTCGAAAAGCCAAAATCCAAGAATACTTATACCGCCATGTCGCCTCCAGCAGCATCCCAAAACAACTCCACTGTCTCGCACTCCGGTTAGCCACCGAACACGCTACCAACGCCGCCGCCCGCCGCCAGATCCCATCGCCGGAGCTCGTGCCGGCACTCGTCGACAACTCATACTTCCATTTCGTTCTCGCGTCCGACAACATCCTCGCCGCCTCTGTGGTGGCCACCTCACTCGTTTACAACTCGCTCCGCCCTGAAACGGTGGTGGTTCATATAATTACAGATCGGAAGACTTACTCTCCGATGCAGGCGTGGTTCTCGTTGCATCCATTAACGCCGGCGGTTATAGAGGTTAAGGCGTTGCATCATTTTGATTGGTTTGCGAAGGGGAAAGTGCCGGTTTTGGAAGCTATGGAGAAAGATCAGATGGCTAGGGCTCAGTTTAGAGGTGGGTCGTCCGCCATTGTTGCTAATAAGACCGAGAAACCTTATGTTATTGCTGCAAAGTTGCAGGCGATGAGTCCCAAGTATAACTCGCTCATGAACCATGTTCGAATTTATTTGCCAGAG ATGTTTCCTAGTTTAAACAAGGTAGTCTTTTTAGACGATGACCTTGTGGTTCAAACAGATCTTTCGCCTCTTTGGGACATTGATATGAATGGAAAAGTAAATGGAGCCGTTGAAACGTGTATGGGAGAGGACAAATTTGTAATGTCAAAACGGTTAAAAAGCTACTTGAATTTTTCTCATCCATTGATATCAAATAACTTTGATGCAAATGAATGTGCTTGGGCCTATGGCATGAACATATTTgaccttgaagcttggagaaATACCAACATAAGTAACAATTACCATTATTGGCTTGAGGAG AATTTGAAATCGGATCTAAGTTTGTGGCAACTAGGAACATTACCTCCGGGTTTGATAGCATTTCATGGATATGTCCATATTATTGACCCGTTTTGGCATATGTTAGGCCTTGGGTACCAAGAGAATACAAGCATACCAGATGCTCAGAAGGCTGCAGTCATCCATTTCAATGGTCGAGCTAAACCATGGTTAGATATAGCTTTTCCAGAGCTAAGGGCATTATGGTCAAAGTATGTCAACTTTTCAGATAAATTCATCAAGTCATGCAACATTAGAGCATCTTAG
- the LOC111912739 gene encoding uncharacterized protein LOC111912739, with protein sequence MTTNLPNFHLSPFKYHSIQPHFNFSIASSNSQIIKPKKIPLLLSFQCNLSSPPKSKEEAIRQAKTCLSSTLEKPLNNLKLTAGKLKKLKQPRFRVEIPVNDDSPDSLSQLALQVFDEMPIKRKGSKVKILILWPNSTLTEAANRVAFGSVEHVDISSLKDGGNRVLSSADVAVFLTPEASQMEVMETITNSLYPKPVVIFNPRWSYEDEESILGDFVDFLGSFEVIYSFMGLEVRGLLSKRNGVVFKCVRDGVLSGERWSVLVEEEEGELKVVSRFKTRPSINEVENVLYNLMAINSPITKSAKFLKGLVSNVTGKK encoded by the coding sequence ATGACAACTAATCTCCCAAATTTTCATTTGAGTCCTTTCAAATATCATTCAATTCAACCGCATTTCAATTTTTCGATTGCTtcatcaaattcccaaatcataaaaCCGAAAAAGATTCCTCTTTTGTTATCCTTTCAGTGTAATCTCTCTTCTCCACCCAAATCCAAAGAGGAAGCTATACGTCAAGCAAAAACATGTCTTTCATCGACCTTAGAGAAACCTCTCAACAACCTAAAACTTACAGCCGGTAAACTCAAGAAACTAAAGCAGCCCAGATTTCGTGTCGAGATCCCAGTCAATGATGACTCTCCCGATTCCTTATCACAGCTTGCACTccaagtgttcgatgaaatgcccaTTAAGAGAAAGGGCTCTAAAGTGAAGATTCTAATACTATGGCCCAATTCTACCCTAACAGAAGCTGCAAATAGAGTCGCATTTGGGTCAGTTGAGCATGTCGACATTTCTTCACTAAAAGATGGGGGAAACAGAGTTTTGAGCTCTGCTGACGTGGCAGTATTTTTGACACCAGAAGCTTCACAAATGGAAGTGATGGAAACAATCACTAACAGTCTGTACCCAAAGCCAGTGGTGATATTCAACCCTAGATGGAGTTATGAAGATGAGGAAAGCAttcttggtgattttgttgactttttgggATCTTTTGAAGTGATTTATTCGTTTATGGGATTGGAGGTTAGAGGGCTATTGAGTAAGAGAAATGGTGTGGTGTTTAAGTGTGTGAGAGATGGGGTTTTGAGTGGTGAGAGATGGAGTGTgcttgttgaagaagaagaaggagaattgAAAGTAGTTTCAAGATTCAAAACAAGACCTTCCATTAATGAagttgagaatgttctttataaTTTGATGGCTATTAACTCTCCTATTACAAAGTCTGCAAAGTTCTTGAAAGGATTGGTTTCAAATGTAACTGGAAAAAAGTAA